A region from the Salvelinus fontinalis isolate EN_2023a chromosome 23, ASM2944872v1, whole genome shotgun sequence genome encodes:
- the LOC129821549 gene encoding twist-related protein 2-like has translation MEEGSSSPVSPMDSLLTSEDELDRQQKRFGRKRRHSKKSSEDSCPGNVKRGKKTSPSSSTQSYEELQNQRCLANVRERQRTQSLNEAFSSLRKIIPTLPSDKLSKIQTLKLASRYIDFLYQVLQSDEMDNKMSSCSYVAHERLSYAFSVWRMEGAWSMSASH, from the coding sequence ATGGAAGAGGGCTCGAGTTCTCCCGTCTCCCCAATGGATAGCCTACTGACCAGTGAGGATGAGTTGGACAGGCAACAGAAAAGATTTGGAAGGAAGAGGAGACACAGTAAAAAGTCGAGCGAGGACAGCTGTCCGGGTAACGTGAAACGGGGCAAAAAAACGAGTCCGAGCAGCAGCACTCAGTCCTACGAGGAGTTGCAGAACCAGCGGTGCCTGGCCAACGTCAGGGAGAGGCAAAGGACGCAGTCGCTCAACGAAGCCTTCTCGTCTTTACGCAAAATCATCCCCACGCTACCCTCGGATAAACTGAGCAAGATCCAGACACTAAAACTGGCCTCCAGATACATAGACTTCCTCTACCAGGTGCTACAAAGCGACGAGATGGACAACAAGATGTCGAGCTGCAGCTATGTTGCGCACGAGAGACTCAGTTACGCTTTCTCGGTGTGGCGGATGGAGGGCGCGTGGTCAATGTCTGCATCTCATTAG